Proteins encoded within one genomic window of Vulgatibacter sp.:
- a CDS encoding type II secretion system F family protein gives MHPALTSASCPGCNRPRGDGPECPHCGLIYARWRQRPVAEELAERRVHLSLQQRQRLFLGLAEAIHAGLAPLAFVEAAAGALPAQLVASLRSEFTVGTPLSATLGRLGILAGADLAFLQAGEIQGTMPATLRLLAQRAAERRRERGRVLLALAYPLLLAIGAVIIVPAPLIFREGVGAWAARVLPLLAGMGAAGFFALVLVPRMRPDAGPRRFLRSAGLVLPGSRQALRNGSIATFLEVLGSCVAAGIAVRQALPLALDAAPHPAFRATGPQERLEAGATLAEAVATIAVVPPATLAQIAQAEVTGTIDRVLPALVADHRQRARVGTLVAVVLLGLVAVGVVVGTLAWSVIEAWLAYFRQVERAGG, from the coding sequence ATGCACCCTGCCCTCACCAGCGCCTCCTGCCCCGGCTGCAACCGCCCCCGGGGCGACGGCCCCGAGTGCCCGCATTGCGGGCTGATCTACGCGCGCTGGCGGCAGCGGCCGGTGGCGGAGGAGCTGGCGGAGCGGCGGGTCCACCTCTCCCTGCAGCAGCGGCAGCGGCTCTTCCTCGGCCTGGCGGAGGCGATCCACGCGGGCCTCGCGCCGCTGGCCTTCGTCGAGGCGGCAGCAGGCGCGCTGCCCGCGCAGCTGGTCGCCTCGCTGCGGTCGGAGTTCACGGTGGGCACGCCGCTCTCGGCGACGCTGGGGCGCCTCGGGATCCTCGCCGGCGCCGACCTCGCCTTCCTGCAGGCAGGGGAGATCCAGGGGACGATGCCCGCGACCCTGCGCCTCCTCGCGCAGCGGGCGGCGGAGCGGAGGCGGGAGCGCGGCAGGGTGCTGCTCGCCCTGGCCTACCCGCTGCTGCTGGCGATCGGCGCGGTGATCATCGTGCCGGCGCCGCTGATCTTCCGGGAGGGCGTCGGCGCCTGGGCGGCGCGGGTGCTGCCGCTCCTGGCCGGCATGGGCGCCGCGGGCTTCTTCGCCCTGGTCCTCGTGCCGCGGATGCGGCCCGACGCCGGGCCGCGGCGCTTCCTCCGCAGCGCAGGCCTCGTACTGCCCGGGTCGCGGCAGGCGCTGCGCAACGGATCGATCGCCACCTTCCTCGAGGTGCTGGGTTCCTGCGTGGCCGCCGGGATCGCGGTGCGGCAGGCGCTGCCACTCGCGCTCGACGCGGCCCCGCACCCGGCCTTCCGCGCCACCGGCCCGCAGGAGCGGCTCGAGGCCGGCGCGACGCTGGCGGAGGCGGTGGCGACGATCGCGGTGGTGCCGCCGGCGACGCTGGCGCAGATCGCGCAGGCCGAAGTCACCGGGACGATCGATCGGGTGCTGCCGGCGCTGGTGGCGGATCACCGGCAGCGGGCCCGGGTGGGGACGCTCGTGGCGGTGGTGCTGCTCGGGCTCGTCGCCGTCGGGGTGGTGGTGGGCACGCTGGCGTGGTCGGTGATCGAGGCGTGGCTCGCCTACTTCCGGCAGGTGGAGCGGGCCGGCGGCTGA